A region from the Triticum urartu cultivar G1812 chromosome 1, Tu2.1, whole genome shotgun sequence genome encodes:
- the LOC125543927 gene encoding ACT domain-containing protein ACR9 isoform X1, translated as MPMAGRSSGRGGGGGGRGGRTVLGGRGGGPGVEDAVVMELAAGDGEDNVVTVNCPDQAGLGCDLCRTILEFGLRITRGADVSTDGQWCYVIFWVVPRSPSINIRWGSLKNRLMAMCPSSYAIPFYPEITEPGPPQFYLLKLFSTDRRGLLHDVTHILSELEFIIQRVKVSTTPDGRVVNLFFITDGMELLHTKERQEEICSMLIATLGPSLTCEILSAEGFQQGFSSLPPTISEELFRLELDECESSSGPLCAEMKKVQKATINFDNTLSPAHTLLQILCVDQKGLLYDMLRTLKDCNIKVTYGRFWSDKKGFREVDLFIKQADGKKVIDPEKQDALRSRMRSEMLHPLRVMIVNRGPDTELLVANPVELAGKGRPRVFYDATLALKALGICIFSAEIGRQAASERQWEVYRFLLDDSKEFPLSNSLTNRNRVVDRVRKTLMGCFN; from the exons ATGCCGATGGCGGGGAGATCctcgggccgcggcggcggcggcggcgggcgaggcgggAGGACGGTGCTGGGGGGCCGCGGCGGCGGGCCGGGGGTGGAGGACGCGGTGGTGATGGAGCTGGCGGCGGGGGACGGGGAGGACAACGTCGTCACCGTCAACTGCCCCGACCAGGCCGGCCTCGGCTGCGACCTCTGCCGCACCATCCTCGAGTTCGGCCTCCGCATCACCCGCGGCG CAGACGTGTCGACGGACGGGCAGTGGTGCTACGTGATTTTCTGGGTGGTGCCACGCTCGCCATCCATCAACATCCGGTGGGGGAGCCTCAAGAACCGGCTCATGGCGATGTGCCCTTCGTCATACGCCATCCCTTTCTACCCTGAGATCACCGAGCCTGGGCCCCCGCAGTTCTACCTCCTCAAGCTCTTCTCAACCGACCGTAGGGGGCTGTTGCATG ATGTGACGCATATACTGTCGGAGCTAGAGTTTATAATCCAGAGAGTGAAGGTGTCGACCACGCCTGACGGGAGAGTTGTGAACCTCTTCTTTATCACTGATGGCAT GGAACTGTTGCATACGAAGGAGAGGCAAGAAGAGATTTGCTCGATGCTGATTGCTACCTTAGGTCCTTCCCTAACTTGTGAAATCCTATCAGCGGAAGGGTTCCAGCAAGGATTCTCTTCTCTTCCACCAACAATCTCTGAGGAGCTGTTCAGATTGGAACTAGATGAATGTGAGAGCAGTTCAGGGCCTCTTTGTGCAGAGATGAAAAAGGTGCAGAAGGCCACCATCAACTTTGACAATACCCTGAGTCCTGCACACACACTGCTCCAAATTCTTTGTGTTGATCAGAAAGGTCTCCTTTATGACATGTTGAGAACACTCAAGGACTGCAACATTAAG GTCACTTATGGGAGATTCTGGTCAGACAAGAAAGGTTTTCGCGAGGTCGATCTTTTTATCAAGCAAGCAGATGGCAAGAAGGTTATTGATCCTGAGAAACAGGATGCTCTGCGGTCTCGCATGAGGTCTGAAATGCTGCATCCTCTTAGGGTGATGATCGTCAACCGTGGACCTGACACAGAACTCCTTGTTGCCAACCCTGTTGAACTAGCCGGGAAGGGCCGGCCACGGGTCTTCTATGATGCTACTTTGGCTCTGAAAGCGCTTGGAATCTGCATTTTCTCT GCAGAAATCGGGAGACAGGCAGCGTCGGAGCGCCAATGGGAGGTCTACCGATTCCTCCTGGATGACAGCAAAGAATTTCCCTTGTCAAACAGCCTAACTAATAGGAACCGTGTTGTTGATAGAGTAAGGAAAACACTGATGGGCTGTTTCAACTGA
- the LOC125543927 gene encoding ACT domain-containing protein ACR9 isoform X2, with product MPMAGRSSGRGGGGGGRGGRTVLGGRGGGPGVEDAVVMELAAGDGEDNVVTVNCPDQAGLGCDLCRTILEFGLRITRGDVSTDGQWCYVIFWVVPRSPSINIRWGSLKNRLMAMCPSSYAIPFYPEITEPGPPQFYLLKLFSTDRRGLLHDVTHILSELEFIIQRVKVSTTPDGRVVNLFFITDGMELLHTKERQEEICSMLIATLGPSLTCEILSAEGFQQGFSSLPPTISEELFRLELDECESSSGPLCAEMKKVQKATINFDNTLSPAHTLLQILCVDQKGLLYDMLRTLKDCNIKVTYGRFWSDKKGFREVDLFIKQADGKKVIDPEKQDALRSRMRSEMLHPLRVMIVNRGPDTELLVANPVELAGKGRPRVFYDATLALKALGICIFSAEIGRQAASERQWEVYRFLLDDSKEFPLSNSLTNRNRVVDRVRKTLMGCFN from the exons ATGCCGATGGCGGGGAGATCctcgggccgcggcggcggcggcggcgggcgaggcgggAGGACGGTGCTGGGGGGCCGCGGCGGCGGGCCGGGGGTGGAGGACGCGGTGGTGATGGAGCTGGCGGCGGGGGACGGGGAGGACAACGTCGTCACCGTCAACTGCCCCGACCAGGCCGGCCTCGGCTGCGACCTCTGCCGCACCATCCTCGAGTTCGGCCTCCGCATCACCCGCGGCG ACGTGTCGACGGACGGGCAGTGGTGCTACGTGATTTTCTGGGTGGTGCCACGCTCGCCATCCATCAACATCCGGTGGGGGAGCCTCAAGAACCGGCTCATGGCGATGTGCCCTTCGTCATACGCCATCCCTTTCTACCCTGAGATCACCGAGCCTGGGCCCCCGCAGTTCTACCTCCTCAAGCTCTTCTCAACCGACCGTAGGGGGCTGTTGCATG ATGTGACGCATATACTGTCGGAGCTAGAGTTTATAATCCAGAGAGTGAAGGTGTCGACCACGCCTGACGGGAGAGTTGTGAACCTCTTCTTTATCACTGATGGCAT GGAACTGTTGCATACGAAGGAGAGGCAAGAAGAGATTTGCTCGATGCTGATTGCTACCTTAGGTCCTTCCCTAACTTGTGAAATCCTATCAGCGGAAGGGTTCCAGCAAGGATTCTCTTCTCTTCCACCAACAATCTCTGAGGAGCTGTTCAGATTGGAACTAGATGAATGTGAGAGCAGTTCAGGGCCTCTTTGTGCAGAGATGAAAAAGGTGCAGAAGGCCACCATCAACTTTGACAATACCCTGAGTCCTGCACACACACTGCTCCAAATTCTTTGTGTTGATCAGAAAGGTCTCCTTTATGACATGTTGAGAACACTCAAGGACTGCAACATTAAG GTCACTTATGGGAGATTCTGGTCAGACAAGAAAGGTTTTCGCGAGGTCGATCTTTTTATCAAGCAAGCAGATGGCAAGAAGGTTATTGATCCTGAGAAACAGGATGCTCTGCGGTCTCGCATGAGGTCTGAAATGCTGCATCCTCTTAGGGTGATGATCGTCAACCGTGGACCTGACACAGAACTCCTTGTTGCCAACCCTGTTGAACTAGCCGGGAAGGGCCGGCCACGGGTCTTCTATGATGCTACTTTGGCTCTGAAAGCGCTTGGAATCTGCATTTTCTCT GCAGAAATCGGGAGACAGGCAGCGTCGGAGCGCCAATGGGAGGTCTACCGATTCCTCCTGGATGACAGCAAAGAATTTCCCTTGTCAAACAGCCTAACTAATAGGAACCGTGTTGTTGATAGAGTAAGGAAAACACTGATGGGCTGTTTCAACTGA